One stretch of Desulfovibrio sp. TomC DNA includes these proteins:
- a CDS encoding glycosyltransferase family 2 protein, with translation MPLISVVTPCYNEEANVHLLYEKIRLIFSTHFPDYDYEHIYIDNASRDTTVALIKQLCTVDKRVKLIVNARNFGHIRSPFYGMLQARGDAVVLMASDLQDPPEVLVDFIRQWEAGYKLVLAIKKQEINSPIMGFIRKKYYQLLEILSDVSITKDFTGFGLYDRIVIEELRALDDAYPYLRGIISELGHEAALVEFIKPPRHGGITHNNFYTLYDMAMLGITNHSKIPLRLATMFGFAMSAISILVAIGYLIYKILFWDVFALGMAPIIVGMFFLGSVQLFFLGIVGEYVGSIHTQVLARPLVIEKERVNLD, from the coding sequence ATGCCGTTAATCAGTGTTGTTACACCATGTTATAATGAAGAAGCGAATGTACACCTCCTTTACGAGAAAATTCGCTTAATATTTTCTACTCATTTTCCTGATTATGACTATGAGCATATTTATATTGATAATGCTTCGCGGGATACAACTGTCGCGCTGATTAAGCAGTTGTGCACTGTGGACAAGCGGGTTAAACTAATTGTCAACGCTAGAAATTTTGGGCACATCCGTTCTCCTTTTTATGGTATGCTGCAGGCTCGAGGTGATGCTGTTGTTCTGATGGCCTCGGATCTTCAGGACCCTCCGGAAGTATTGGTGGATTTTATTCGCCAATGGGAGGCCGGCTATAAACTCGTGTTGGCCATAAAGAAACAGGAAATAAATTCCCCGATTATGGGATTTATTCGTAAAAAGTACTACCAATTGCTAGAGATCCTGTCTGACGTCAGTATCACAAAAGATTTTACAGGATTCGGTCTCTATGATCGTATCGTCATAGAAGAACTACGGGCTCTTGACGATGCATACCCATATCTTAGAGGCATTATTTCTGAGCTTGGGCACGAAGCTGCGTTAGTCGAATTCATCAAGCCTCCTCGTCATGGGGGGATAACCCATAATAATTTCTATACCCTCTATGATATGGCAATGTTGGGAATAACAAACCATTCAAAAATACCGCTTCGACTGGCGACAATGTTTGGATTTGCAATGTCAGCTATAAGTATTTTAGTTGCAATCGGTTATCTCATTTACAAAATTTTATTTTGGGATGTCTTTGCTCTTGGAATGGCACCTATTATAGTGGGCATGTTTTTTTTAGGGTCAGTGCAATTGTTTTTTCTTGGCATTGTCGGTGAATATGTCGGTTCAATTCACACACAAGTATTAGCCCGGCCGCTTGTTATCGAAAAAGAACGTGTCAATCTTGATTAA